From Pseudoxanthomonas sp. YR558, the proteins below share one genomic window:
- a CDS encoding GNAT family N-acetyltransferase has protein sequence MSDAGTIELVESFPDAPTYRRLRIETGLSPKSQQAAERGLANTLYGVSLLKAGDVIGMGRVVGDGGTVFVVVDIAVRRDHQGQGLGKRIMAALDAWLRANAPPSAYVMLVADGEARHLYAQFGFADTAPASISMAYVARGSGAGS, from the coding sequence ATGAGCGACGCCGGGACGATCGAACTGGTCGAGTCGTTCCCCGATGCGCCGACCTACCGGCGGCTCCGCATCGAGACGGGCCTGTCGCCGAAGTCGCAGCAAGCCGCGGAGCGCGGGCTTGCGAACACGTTGTACGGAGTCAGTCTGCTGAAGGCCGGTGACGTGATCGGCATGGGGCGGGTGGTCGGCGACGGCGGCACCGTGTTCGTCGTCGTGGACATCGCCGTGCGACGGGACCACCAGGGGCAGGGATTGGGCAAGCGCATCATGGCGGCGCTGGATGCATGGTTGCGCGCAAACGCACCACCCTCGGCCTACGTCATGTTGGTCGCGGATGGAGAAGCCCGGCACCTCTATGCGCAGTTCGGCTTCGCCGACACGGCGCCTGCATCGATCAGCATGGCCTATGTAGCGCGCGGTTCCGGTGCCGGCAGCTAG
- a CDS encoding bile acid:sodium symporter family protein, producing MQASLLTNLLLPLALGIIMLGLGLGLTLDDFRRVARYPRAVLIGLALQTLVLPWVAFGLALAFGLPAELAVGLMLLAASPGGATANIYSHLARGDVALNITLTAINSLVCLLTLPVILNLSLEYFLGAGQYVPPPTKKVVEVAAIILLPVAIGMLLRAKAPGFAARAEKPIRLLSVLVLALLVVAAVVQSWETLATYFAIVGLACLLFNLVSMGAGYVAPLALRLPKKQAIAIAMEIGIHNGTLAIFIALNVLEKPTISVPAAVYSLLMFVTAAVFAWWVSRSAREASA from the coding sequence ATGCAGGCTTCATTGCTGACCAACCTGCTGCTGCCGTTGGCCTTGGGCATCATCATGCTCGGGCTGGGATTGGGGCTGACGCTGGACGACTTCCGTCGCGTCGCGCGTTATCCGCGCGCGGTGCTGATCGGACTCGCGCTGCAGACGCTGGTACTGCCTTGGGTCGCGTTCGGGCTGGCGCTGGCGTTCGGCCTGCCGGCCGAGCTCGCCGTCGGACTCATGCTGCTCGCGGCTTCGCCCGGTGGCGCGACCGCCAACATCTATAGCCATCTCGCCCGCGGCGATGTGGCGCTGAACATCACCCTGACGGCGATCAACAGCCTGGTCTGCCTGCTGACGCTGCCGGTGATCCTCAACCTGTCGCTGGAGTACTTCCTCGGCGCCGGCCAGTACGTGCCGCCGCCGACGAAGAAGGTGGTCGAGGTCGCCGCCATCATCCTGCTGCCTGTCGCGATCGGCATGTTGCTGCGCGCGAAGGCGCCGGGTTTCGCAGCGCGCGCGGAGAAGCCGATCCGGCTGCTGTCGGTCCTCGTGCTCGCCTTGCTGGTGGTCGCCGCGGTCGTGCAGTCATGGGAAACGCTGGCCACCTACTTCGCCATCGTCGGCCTGGCCTGCTTGCTATTCAATCTGGTCAGCATGGGCGCTGGCTACGTGGCGCCGCTGGCGCTGCGCCTGCCGAAGAAGCAGGCCATCGCCATCGCGATGGAGATCGGCATCCACAACGGCACGCTGGCGATCTTCATCGCGCTCAACGTGCTGGAGAAACCGACGATCTCCGTGCCGGCGGCGGTCTACAGCCTGCTGATGTTCGTCACCGCAGCGGTGTTCGCCTGGTGGGTGTCGCGCAGCGCGCGCGAGGCCAGCGCCTAG
- a CDS encoding peptidylprolyl isomerase, whose translation MKIAKDSVVRFHYTVSEAGQEPIETSKDREPLAILIGHGNIIPGLENAMQDREAGESFGVDVAAADAYGERRDGLTQRVPKKHFGNQRLIPGQQVVLQTNFGPRAVTIEKVGMSVVDVDLNHPMAGKDLHFDVEIVEVREASAEELEHGHVHGDGGHHH comes from the coding sequence ATGAAAATCGCAAAAGACAGCGTCGTCCGTTTCCACTACACCGTGTCCGAAGCCGGCCAGGAGCCGATCGAAACCTCGAAGGACCGCGAGCCGCTGGCGATCCTGATCGGCCATGGCAACATCATCCCGGGCCTCGAGAACGCGATGCAGGACCGTGAAGCCGGCGAGAGCTTCGGCGTCGATGTCGCCGCGGCCGATGCCTATGGCGAGCGTCGCGACGGCCTGACCCAGCGCGTGCCCAAGAAGCACTTCGGCAACCAGCGCCTGATCCCCGGCCAGCAGGTCGTGCTGCAGACCAACTTCGGCCCGCGCGCCGTCACCATCGAGAAGGTGGGCATGAGCGTGGTCGACGTGGACCTCAACCACCCGATGGCGGGCAAGGACCTGCACTTCGACGTGGAGATCGTCGAAGTGCGTGAAGCCAGTGCCGAGGAACTCGAGCACGGTCACGTGCACGGCGACGGTGGCCACCACCACTGA
- a CDS encoding C40 family peptidase has protein sequence MKARHYPGLPLPAPLQRWAALSLCAVVLGLAGCGGSKPQARKSSPPPAQRAWPVVEADDPAAATAVLMRAIGLVGTPYRYGGNTPESGFDCSGLVTYVFRDMLDVRLPRTSRELAGVQGPKIEPLRLAPADLVFFGSRGNVTHVGIYVGEGRFVHAPSTGGTVRLDHLDGPYWRDHYTGAKRVLR, from the coding sequence ATGAAGGCCCGACATTATCCCGGCTTGCCCCTGCCCGCGCCACTTCAGCGCTGGGCCGCGCTGTCCCTCTGCGCCGTCGTGTTGGGCCTGGCCGGCTGTGGCGGTTCCAAACCCCAGGCCAGGAAATCCTCGCCCCCGCCCGCGCAGCGCGCGTGGCCCGTGGTGGAGGCCGACGATCCGGCCGCCGCGACGGCAGTGCTGATGCGGGCTATCGGCCTCGTAGGCACGCCTTACCGGTACGGCGGCAACACCCCGGAGTCCGGCTTCGACTGCAGTGGCCTGGTCACTTATGTATTCCGGGACATGCTGGATGTCCGCCTGCCCCGGACCTCGCGCGAGCTGGCGGGCGTGCAGGGCCCGAAGATCGAGCCCCTCCGGTTGGCGCCGGCCGATCTGGTGTTCTTCGGCAGCCGGGGGAATGTCACCCACGTGGGCATTTACGTGGGTGAGGGGCGCTTCGTCCACGCGCCGAGCACCGGGGGTACGGTCCGGCTGGACCATCTGGACGGTCCCTACTGGCGGGACCATTACACCGGCGCGAAACGCGTCCTTCGTTAG
- a CDS encoding dicarboxylate/amino acid:cation symporter, which translates to MKLVSAWLKIPFWQRVVAGFVLGALAGWLMGPAAGTWLKPLGDLYVTLIKMIAVPLVFFAVINAVSSLHGQKSVAALGGRTFLWFAATAALAVCVGLAVGWVVQPGKGLTGLMMAPDYQVREVPTPVQVLLDIVPANPFKALTEGKILQVIFFAGLLGFALVKLGERSAGLRKLAGEASDTMVQVTRFVLEMTPLGTFGLIGSLVGTYGFEKLLPLGSYIGALYVACALHIVVVYGSLLLAHGLNPWKFFRGAAPGMQVAFVSSSSFASMPVALRSVTHNLGVDKDYAAFAVPLGASIKMDGCGAIYPALTSIFVAQYFGLDLSVNQYFVILLASVLGSFGTAGVPGTATVMVTLVLSAANLPLEGIGLLVAIDRILDMMRTMTNVTGQMLVPVLVAKETGLLDREVYESASTNVGLADDAAPTP; encoded by the coding sequence ATGAAGCTGGTGTCGGCCTGGTTGAAGATCCCGTTCTGGCAGCGCGTCGTCGCCGGCTTCGTGCTGGGCGCGCTCGCAGGCTGGCTGATGGGGCCGGCGGCGGGGACCTGGCTGAAGCCGCTGGGCGATCTGTACGTCACGCTGATCAAGATGATCGCGGTGCCGCTGGTGTTCTTTGCGGTGATCAATGCGGTGTCCAGTTTGCACGGACAAAAGTCCGTGGCGGCGCTGGGTGGGCGCACGTTCCTGTGGTTCGCCGCGACCGCGGCACTCGCCGTCTGCGTGGGCCTGGCCGTGGGCTGGGTGGTGCAGCCAGGCAAGGGACTGACGGGCCTGATGATGGCGCCCGACTACCAGGTCCGCGAAGTGCCCACGCCGGTGCAGGTGCTGCTCGACATCGTGCCCGCCAATCCGTTCAAGGCGTTGACCGAAGGCAAGATCCTGCAGGTGATCTTCTTCGCGGGATTGCTCGGTTTCGCACTCGTGAAGCTCGGCGAACGCAGCGCGGGCCTGCGCAAGCTCGCGGGCGAGGCCAGCGACACCATGGTGCAGGTCACCCGCTTCGTGCTGGAAATGACCCCGCTGGGTACGTTCGGCCTGATCGGTTCGCTGGTGGGCACGTACGGCTTCGAGAAGCTGCTGCCGCTGGGCAGCTACATCGGTGCGTTGTACGTCGCCTGCGCGCTCCACATCGTGGTGGTGTACGGCAGCCTGCTGCTCGCGCATGGCCTGAACCCGTGGAAGTTCTTCCGCGGCGCGGCGCCGGGCATGCAGGTGGCGTTCGTCAGTTCGTCCAGTTTCGCCTCGATGCCGGTCGCGTTGCGCAGCGTCACCCACAACCTCGGCGTCGACAAGGATTACGCCGCGTTTGCCGTGCCGCTCGGCGCCAGCATCAAGATGGACGGCTGCGGCGCGATCTATCCGGCGCTGACCTCGATCTTCGTGGCGCAGTACTTCGGTCTGGACCTGTCGGTGAACCAGTACTTCGTCATCCTGCTGGCCTCCGTGCTGGGCAGCTTCGGCACGGCCGGTGTGCCGGGTACGGCGACGGTGATGGTCACGCTGGTGCTGAGCGCGGCGAACCTGCCGCTGGAAGGCATCGGTCTGCTCGTGGCGATCGACCGCATCCTCGACATGATGCGCACGATGACCAACGTGACCGGCCAGATGCTGGTACCGGTGCTGGTGGCGAAGGAGACCGGCCTGCTGGACAGGGAGGTCTACGAATCGGCGTCGACGAACGTGGGCCTCGCGGACGACGCAGCGCCGACGCCATGA
- a CDS encoding C40 family peptidase has translation MTTDDLPPGLPAATHRIPRGVTRILLSLSLCVAASTAVAQNAPAPVDAAAPAAVSADVVEAPAATPAKSVTASVKEKAAEAATATLSALLPRLAASDTLPLVDRSAMVAGDISKLLAAYDLSKEGVVAQEQQGGKVQVVLQRALALMGTPYRWGGTSPDSGFDCSGLVGYVFRTALGIELPRVSRDMASKADAELIGAREELRQGDLVFFGLKGRVNHVGIYVGEGRFLHSPSRGKDVRVDTLLTGYWGNRYLSGRRVAM, from the coding sequence GTGACGACCGACGACCTGCCGCCAGGCCTGCCAGCCGCCACCCACCGCATCCCGCGGGGGGTTACCCGAATCCTCCTCAGCCTGTCGCTCTGCGTCGCCGCCTCCACGGCTGTCGCCCAGAACGCGCCGGCCCCGGTCGACGCTGCCGCCCCGGCCGCCGTCAGCGCCGATGTGGTCGAAGCGCCCGCCGCGACCCCGGCCAAGTCGGTTACCGCCAGCGTCAAGGAAAAGGCCGCCGAGGCCGCGACCGCGACGCTCTCCGCCCTGCTCCCGCGCCTGGCCGCCAGCGATACGCTGCCGCTGGTCGATCGTTCGGCAATGGTCGCTGGCGACATCAGCAAGCTGCTGGCCGCCTACGACCTCAGCAAGGAAGGCGTGGTCGCCCAGGAACAGCAAGGCGGCAAGGTCCAGGTCGTACTGCAGCGCGCGCTCGCACTGATGGGCACGCCCTACCGTTGGGGCGGCACCTCGCCCGACAGTGGCTTCGACTGCAGCGGCCTGGTCGGTTACGTGTTCCGCACCGCGCTCGGCATCGAACTGCCGCGCGTCTCCCGCGACATGGCCAGCAAGGCGGACGCCGAACTGATCGGCGCGCGCGAGGAACTGCGCCAGGGAGACCTGGTGTTCTTCGGCCTGAAGGGCCGCGTGAACCATGTCGGCATCTACGTCGGCGAAGGCCGCTTCCTGCACTCGCCCAGCCGCGGCAAGGATGTGCGCGTGGACACGCTGCTGACCGGCTACTGGGGCAACCGCTACCTCAGCGGCCGCCGCGTCGCGATGTAA
- a CDS encoding alkaline phosphatase has protein sequence MHLRSFVSPLAGAVLLTVLAGCASTSPSQPSSVRVDVAPVAHPQGETPQWWYRSGAAKAAGNGAMQGRAKNVIVFLGDGMSLTTVAAARIFEGQRKGTPGEENLLSWERFPHTAFSKTYNTDSQTPDSAGTMTAVATGVKSHMGAIGVSAGRKNDCADSRNKHLLSWLTLGDSAGLATGIVTTARLTHATPAATYAHVPHRDWENDSDLPEEAVAAGCTDIAQQLLAAARFGHGPTVALAGGRGEFLPVDVRDPEEDDKVGQRLDGRNLVAEWQQAHPQGAYVWNTQQLKAAADAPQLLGLFEYDHMQFEHDRRKDDQGEPSLADLTRAAIHTLSRNPEGFVLLVEGARIDHANHYGNAYRALDETVAMSDAVQAALDATSRDDTLILVTADHSHTLNFVGYPVRGNPILGKVRGQGGEDDTPGDLARDQTGMTFTTLTYANGPGYTGASNRQPAGPKKFLHAPSSVEPAEGRPDLSHVDTEHPDYLQEALVPLKSESHGGEDVGIWAIGPGSDAFRGTLEQNTIYHVIVQATPKLRARLCAAGTCDANGVPVELPKIGDFEKK, from the coding sequence ATGCATCTGCGCTCTTTCGTATCGCCGCTCGCCGGCGCAGTCCTGCTCACCGTCCTGGCCGGTTGCGCCAGCACGTCGCCTTCACAGCCCTCTTCCGTCCGCGTCGACGTCGCGCCGGTGGCGCATCCGCAGGGCGAGACCCCGCAGTGGTGGTATCGCAGTGGTGCTGCCAAGGCGGCTGGCAATGGCGCCATGCAGGGGCGCGCGAAGAACGTCATTGTCTTCCTCGGCGACGGCATGAGCCTGACCACGGTGGCCGCGGCGCGCATCTTCGAAGGCCAGCGCAAGGGCACGCCGGGCGAGGAAAACCTGCTGAGCTGGGAGCGCTTCCCACACACCGCCTTCAGCAAGACCTACAACACCGATTCGCAGACGCCCGACTCCGCCGGCACGATGACCGCGGTAGCGACCGGCGTGAAATCGCACATGGGCGCCATCGGCGTCTCCGCGGGCCGCAAGAACGATTGCGCCGACAGCCGCAACAAGCACCTGCTCAGTTGGTTGACGCTGGGCGACAGCGCGGGCCTGGCGACAGGCATCGTCACCACAGCGCGGCTCACGCACGCCACGCCTGCCGCCACGTATGCCCATGTCCCGCACCGCGATTGGGAGAACGACAGCGACCTGCCCGAGGAAGCCGTCGCGGCGGGCTGCACAGACATCGCCCAGCAACTTCTCGCCGCTGCGCGCTTCGGCCATGGCCCGACCGTCGCATTGGCCGGTGGCCGGGGTGAGTTCCTGCCGGTCGACGTGCGCGATCCGGAAGAAGACGACAAGGTCGGCCAGCGCCTGGATGGCCGCAACCTCGTGGCCGAATGGCAGCAGGCGCATCCCCAGGGCGCCTACGTCTGGAACACGCAGCAGCTGAAGGCCGCGGCCGACGCGCCGCAGCTGCTGGGCCTGTTCGAATACGACCACATGCAGTTCGAACACGATCGCCGCAAGGACGACCAGGGCGAGCCCTCGCTCGCCGACCTGACCCGCGCAGCGATCCACACGCTCTCGCGCAATCCGGAAGGCTTCGTACTGCTGGTGGAAGGCGCGCGCATCGACCACGCCAACCACTACGGCAACGCGTATCGCGCGCTCGACGAAACCGTCGCGATGTCCGACGCGGTGCAGGCTGCGCTCGACGCGACCTCGCGCGACGACACGCTGATCCTGGTCACCGCCGACCACTCGCACACGCTGAACTTCGTCGGCTATCCGGTGCGCGGCAACCCCATCCTCGGCAAGGTGCGGGGCCAGGGCGGCGAAGACGACACGCCCGGCGACCTCGCGCGCGACCAGACCGGCATGACCTTCACCACGCTGACGTACGCCAATGGCCCCGGCTATACCGGCGCCAGCAACCGCCAGCCTGCGGGTCCGAAGAAATTCCTGCACGCACCCAGCAGCGTCGAACCCGCCGAAGGCCGCCCGGACCTGAGCCATGTCGATACCGAGCATCCCGATTACCTGCAGGAAGCGTTGGTGCCGTTGAAGTCCGAATCACATGGCGGCGAAGACGTCGGCATCTGGGCCATCGGCCCCGGCAGCGACGCCTTCCGCGGCACGCTGGAGCAGAACACGATCTACCACGTCATCGTGCAGGCCACGCCGAAGCTGCGCGCGCGCTTGTGCGCCGCCGGCACCTGCGACGCCAATGGCGTGCCGGTGGAACTGCCGAAGATCGGCGATTTCGAGAAGAAATGA
- the gorA gene encoding glutathione-disulfide reductase, with translation MTPQEFDLVVIGGGSGGLAGAFRAASHGARVALLEPKELGGTCVNVGCVPKKAMWLAADMAQKIALASSLGFDVPPPVLDWKEFIVHRQRYIAGIHASYRKRLDESGVVLMPCHGRLLDAHTVVNADGVPLRAGHLLIATGGRPSRPDIPGAALGQVSDDFFNLCAAPQRVAIVGGGYVAVELAGVLQALGSQVELFVRSQKLLDGFDAQITAELADDMRQHGVRLHFGYAVAALEEARDGGVIVLAEDGTRSERFDGLIFATGRRPNTGDMGLEAAGVKTDARGFVPVDAWQDTNITGIHAVGDVTGQAALTPVAIAAARRLMDRVFDGQSDARLDYRDIATVVFSHPPAGKVGQTEDEARAAHGDSVKTYTTRFRPMLHALADSPQRSLFKLVCVGEEQRVVGIHLLGEGADEMLQGFAVALKKGITLADLHDTVAIHPTSAEEVVLMR, from the coding sequence ATGACGCCACAGGAATTCGATCTTGTCGTGATCGGCGGCGGCTCCGGCGGACTCGCCGGCGCGTTCCGCGCGGCCTCGCACGGTGCGCGGGTCGCCTTGCTGGAACCGAAGGAGCTGGGGGGCACCTGCGTCAACGTCGGCTGCGTACCGAAGAAGGCGATGTGGCTGGCGGCCGACATGGCCCAGAAGATCGCGCTGGCATCGTCGCTCGGCTTCGACGTGCCGCCGCCGGTGCTCGACTGGAAGGAATTCATCGTCCATCGCCAGCGCTACATCGCCGGCATCCATGCCAGCTACCGCAAGCGGCTGGATGAAAGCGGCGTGGTGCTGATGCCCTGCCACGGACGATTGCTCGACGCGCACACCGTGGTGAACGCGGACGGCGTGCCGTTGCGCGCGGGGCACCTGTTGATCGCTACCGGTGGTCGGCCCTCGCGACCGGACATTCCGGGCGCGGCGCTGGGGCAGGTGTCGGACGACTTCTTCAACCTGTGCGCCGCACCGCAGCGCGTGGCCATCGTTGGCGGGGGTTACGTCGCGGTCGAACTGGCTGGCGTGTTGCAGGCACTGGGTAGCCAGGTGGAGCTGTTCGTGCGGAGCCAGAAGCTGCTCGACGGCTTCGACGCGCAGATCACCGCGGAACTGGCCGATGACATGCGCCAGCATGGGGTGCGTCTGCACTTCGGTTATGCGGTGGCGGCGCTGGAGGAAGCGCGCGACGGCGGCGTGATCGTGCTGGCGGAAGACGGCACGCGCAGCGAGCGCTTCGACGGGTTGATCTTCGCCACCGGCCGCCGTCCGAATACCGGCGACATGGGGCTGGAGGCCGCGGGCGTGAAGACCGATGCGCGGGGTTTCGTGCCGGTGGACGCATGGCAGGACACGAACATAACTGGCATCCATGCGGTGGGCGACGTGACCGGCCAGGCGGCGCTGACGCCGGTGGCTATCGCGGCCGCGCGACGGCTTATGGACCGGGTGTTCGATGGACAGTCCGATGCCCGGCTGGATTACCGCGACATCGCGACCGTCGTCTTTTCGCACCCGCCCGCAGGCAAGGTAGGACAGACCGAGGATGAGGCCCGCGCTGCGCACGGAGACAGCGTGAAGACCTACACCACGCGTTTCCGACCCATGCTGCACGCGCTGGCCGATTCGCCGCAGCGCAGCCTGTTCAAGCTGGTCTGCGTGGGTGAGGAGCAGCGCGTGGTCGGCATCCATCTGTT
- a CDS encoding FAD-dependent oxidoreductase, with protein sequence MNSSRDDVLIIGGGAIGLATALALLEAGRSVRVIDAGPAGGGASHGNCGTITPSHAPPLAAPGVVAQALRWMFTPDAPLYLKPRFDPALWHWLLRFAMRCNTRDWRESTQARAALLDDARTRLADWVGRYGLQCEFEEEGLDYVFRDPRKFQQYVDESVVLKEFGIATQVFGGHDYEREEPAMLPGVAGAIRFPGDARLRPDRYVAELARVVRARGGVIDEYCRVERLEQFGEGVRVTTDQKPREGREAVIALGAWTPAFARRLGIRAPIQPGKGYSITYSRPTRVPRHPMVLKDRSVCVTVWESGFRLGSTMEFSGHDDRLNPTRLAALERGAREFLREPVGPDVRERWCGWRPMTWDDLPLLGRAPGQRGVWIAAGHGMLGISMSSATGQLMADMITGRTPAFDPTPYRPERFA encoded by the coding sequence GTGAATTCCTCCCGCGACGACGTCCTCATCATCGGTGGCGGTGCCATCGGCCTGGCGACTGCCCTGGCGTTGCTGGAAGCTGGCCGCAGCGTGCGCGTCATCGATGCGGGCCCCGCAGGCGGAGGCGCTTCGCACGGCAACTGCGGCACGATCACGCCCAGCCATGCGCCGCCGCTCGCGGCGCCTGGCGTGGTGGCGCAGGCGTTGCGCTGGATGTTCACGCCCGATGCGCCGCTCTATCTCAAGCCCCGTTTCGATCCGGCGTTGTGGCACTGGTTGTTGCGCTTCGCCATGCGCTGCAACACGCGCGACTGGCGGGAGAGCACACAAGCACGCGCGGCATTGCTCGATGATGCGCGTACGCGATTGGCCGATTGGGTCGGTCGCTACGGCTTGCAGTGCGAGTTCGAGGAAGAAGGTCTGGATTACGTCTTCCGCGACCCGCGCAAGTTCCAGCAATACGTGGACGAAAGCGTGGTGCTGAAGGAATTCGGTATTGCCACGCAGGTGTTCGGTGGGCACGACTACGAGCGCGAGGAGCCCGCGATGTTGCCGGGCGTGGCGGGCGCCATCCGGTTCCCGGGCGATGCCCGCCTGCGCCCGGACCGCTACGTGGCCGAACTCGCGCGCGTGGTGCGTGCCCGTGGCGGCGTCATCGACGAGTACTGTCGCGTGGAGCGTCTCGAACAGTTTGGCGAAGGTGTTCGGGTAACGACGGACCAGAAGCCGCGGGAAGGGCGCGAAGCGGTGATCGCGCTGGGCGCCTGGACGCCCGCGTTCGCGCGCCGGCTCGGTATTCGCGCGCCCATCCAGCCCGGCAAGGGCTACTCGATCACCTACTCGCGACCCACGCGGGTGCCGCGCCATCCGATGGTGCTGAAGGATCGCTCGGTGTGCGTCACCGTGTGGGAGAGCGGTTTCCGGCTCGGCAGCACGATGGAATTCTCCGGCCACGACGACCGTCTTAACCCGACCCGCCTCGCCGCGCTGGAGCGGGGCGCGCGCGAGTTCCTCCGCGAGCCCGTTGGGCCGGACGTCCGTGAGCGCTGGTGCGGCTGGCGTCCGATGACCTGGGACGATCTGCCATTGCTTGGCCGCGCGCCCGGCCAGCGCGGTGTCTGGATCGCCGCGGGCCACGGCATGCTGGGCATCAGCATGAGCTCGGCCACCGGCCAGTTGATGGCCGACATGATCACCGGCCGTACACCGGCCTTCGATCCCACTCCCTACCGACCGGAGCGATTCGCATGA
- a CDS encoding DUF418 domain-containing protein — MTATITENLAPVGMAERIEAMDVLRGFALLGILLMNLEGFVGPVMASASGVDPALTGADRIVDLLIYVLVQGKFYTLFSLLFGMGFAVMSQRAEQAGRPFAGIYWRRGLVLLAIGLVHAIFIWAGDILMMYALCSFLLLAFRPLPYRWYVWFGLGAYVMPIGFMYLMGAMGSLLGGTEGWDKAMGEIGAQMQALVDSERAAYASGSYVDATWQRFKSTGMALSNITMFGFIAFGLFLLGAWFVRSGAIARPLEFPRLYAGLRWVALPLGLLAMLGSVALSPTMDPTTFNLRVSTAFALQMAANLLMCLGYLAWILRALQSPMGERSLTVLAPAGRMALTNYLMQSLVCTWIFYGYGLGYFEQLPRAWHPLFALIFFSVQVLLSHAWLSRFRFGPMEWAWRSLTYAKWQPLRLRTA, encoded by the coding sequence ATGACGGCGACGATCACGGAAAACCTGGCACCGGTGGGGATGGCGGAGCGCATCGAGGCGATGGACGTGCTGCGCGGCTTCGCGCTGCTGGGCATCCTGTTGATGAATCTCGAAGGCTTCGTGGGCCCGGTGATGGCCTCGGCGAGCGGCGTGGATCCGGCGCTGACCGGAGCGGACCGCATCGTCGACCTGCTGATCTACGTACTTGTGCAGGGCAAGTTCTACACGTTGTTCTCGCTGTTGTTCGGCATGGGGTTCGCGGTGATGTCGCAGCGCGCCGAGCAGGCAGGCCGCCCGTTCGCCGGTATCTACTGGCGCCGCGGACTTGTCCTGCTGGCGATCGGCCTGGTGCACGCGATCTTCATCTGGGCGGGCGACATCCTGATGATGTACGCCCTGTGTTCGTTCCTGCTTCTGGCATTCCGGCCGTTGCCGTACCGCTGGTACGTGTGGTTCGGGCTTGGCGCCTACGTCATGCCGATCGGCTTCATGTACCTGATGGGCGCAATGGGTTCGCTGCTCGGCGGCACCGAGGGCTGGGACAAGGCGATGGGCGAGATCGGTGCGCAGATGCAGGCGCTCGTCGATAGCGAGCGGGCTGCTTACGCCAGTGGCAGCTACGTCGATGCGACATGGCAGCGCTTCAAGAGCACCGGCATGGCGCTGAGCAACATCACCATGTTCGGGTTCATCGCCTTCGGCTTGTTCCTGCTGGGCGCGTGGTTCGTGCGCAGCGGCGCTATTGCGCGTCCGCTCGAGTTTCCGCGTCTCTACGCCGGGCTGCGCTGGGTGGCGTTGCCGCTCGGGTTGCTGGCCATGCTCGGCTCGGTGGCGCTGTCGCCGACGATGGATCCGACGACCTTCAACCTGCGCGTATCCACGGCCTTCGCGCTGCAGATGGCGGCCAACCTGCTGATGTGCCTGGGTTACCTGGCGTGGATCCTGAGAGCATTGCAGAGCCCGATGGGCGAGCGCTCTCTCACAGTGCTGGCGCCAGCGGGCCGGATGGCCCTTACCAACTACCTGATGCAGTCGCTGGTGTGCACGTGGATCTTCTACGGCTATGGGCTGGGCTACTTCGAACAGTTGCCGCGCGCCTGGCACCCGCTGTTCGCCCTGATCTTCTTCAGTGTGCAGGTGCTGCTCAGCCATGCCTGGCTGTCGCGCTTCCGGTTCGGACCGATGGAATGGGCATGGCGCTCGCTGACCTACGCCAAGTGGCAGCCGCTGCGCCTTCGCACTGCGTGA
- a CDS encoding CopD family protein — translation MYLWVKTFHLVFVIAWMATVFYLPRILVNLAETTGQPDAQARLLLMGRRLYGFGHSMFGIAVILGGVLWFYFGISGGWLHAKLTLVALVLAHFIVTGRWLKGVAKGKSLPSPTALKWFNELPLFALIAIIWLVLAKPF, via the coding sequence ATGTACCTGTGGGTCAAGACCTTCCATCTCGTCTTCGTCATCGCCTGGATGGCGACCGTGTTCTACCTGCCGCGCATCCTGGTCAACCTGGCCGAGACCACCGGGCAGCCCGACGCGCAGGCGCGCCTGTTGCTGATGGGCCGCCGTCTGTACGGCTTTGGCCACAGCATGTTCGGGATCGCGGTGATCCTCGGTGGCGTGCTGTGGTTTTACTTCGGGATCAGCGGCGGCTGGTTGCACGCCAAGCTGACGTTGGTCGCGCTGGTGCTGGCACACTTCATCGTCACCGGCCGATGGCTGAAGGGCGTCGCGAAGGGCAAATCGCTGCCATCGCCGACCGCATTGAAGTGGTTCAACGAACTGCCGCTGTTCGCCTTGATCGCGATCATCTGGCTGGTGCTGGCCAAGCCGTTCTGA